Part of the Oscillospiraceae bacterium genome is shown below.
TATGACGAGATTATCGCAATCGGGCCTGTCATTATGATGAAATTTGTCACGATGACCGCCAAAACATACGGCATCCCAGTCACGGTCAGCTTGAATCCGATCATGGTCGACGGCACCGGAATGTGCGGCGGCTGCCGGGTCTCCATCAGCGGAGAAACCAAATTCGCCTGTGTCGATGGCCCGGAATTCGACGGATACAAAGTTGATTTCGACGAACTGATGCGCCGCAATACCGCTTACAAATCACATGAATCCGAGTTATCTCATAAATGCCGTCTGATAAAGGAGTAACAACGAATGCCTAATATGATTCCTCAAAAGACCCCTGCCCTCGAACAGCTTCCCGAACAACGTATCAGAAATTTTGAAGAAGTCGCGCTCGGTTACAACGAAAAAGAAGCTATAGAAGAAGCAAATCGTTGTCTGGAATGCAAGAATCCAAAGTGTGTATCCGGCTGCCCGGTCAACGTAAAAATTCCTGAATTTATCAAACAAATCAAAGGCGGCGATTTTTTTAGCGCTTATGATACGATTTACAGCACCAATTCCTTGCCCGCTGTCTGCGGACGCGTCTGCCCGCAGGAGAGCCAATGCGAGGGTTTATGCGTGCGCGGTATCAAGGGTGAACCGGTCGCCATCGGCCGCTTAGAGCGTTTTGCCGCCGATTATGCGGCAAAGCACAAACATAGCGCTCCGATTGAAAAAGCCGAAAGAAAGGATAAAAAGGTTGCGATCGTCGGCTCGGGTCCTGCGGGGCTTGCCTGCGCGGCGGAGCTCACAAAACGCGGTTATGATGTGACCGTATTTGAGGCATTTCACAAGTTCGGCGGCGTTTTAGCCTACGGCATCCCCGAATTCCGCCTGCCCAAATCCATCGTCGAGGATGAGACTGATAAACTCCGCGAACTCGGTGTGAAATTTCAGTCAAATGCCGTTATCGGAAAATCCCTTACGGTTGATGATCTTTTCGAAGAAGGTTATAAAGCTGTTTTTCTCGGCACCGGTGCAGGACTACCGAAATTCTTAGGCATTTCGGGTGAGAATTTGATCGGCGTTTTCAGCGCAAATGAATATCTGACCCGCATCAATTTGATGAAGGCCTTTTCGGACGATTACGATACGCCTGTACTCAAATTTAATCGTATTGCGGTCGTTGGCGGCGGAAACGTAGCGATGGACGCCGCGCGCTGTGCACGACGCATGGGCAGCGAGGTCTATCTTGTTTATCGACGCACCGAAAACGAGATGCCCGCCAGAGCCGAAGAACGCCACCACGCCAAAGAAGAAGGCATCATTTTTCAGACATTGACCGCACCTGTTGAAGTAGTCGGTGACAAAGACGGCAAAGTGACCGGTTTAAAATGCCGAAAGATGGCACTCGGCGAGCCGGATGCCAGCGGCAGAGCCAAGCCTGTCGAGGTTCGCGACAGTGATTTCATTCTCGAGACCGACGCCGTGATTGCAGCGATCGGCACCTCGCCAAACCCCATCATCGCAAAGAGTACGCAGGATATCAAATTTGACCGACATGGCTGCGCAGTTGTCAGTGAAAACTCTCTGATGACCACAAGATCCGGCGTGTTCGCAGGCGGCGACCTCGTCAGCGGAGCCGCGACTGTTATCTTGGCGATGGGCGCGGGCAAACAGGCAGCGGCGGAAATCGACGACTATCTGAAATAGACAGACGTAAAGAGTTCATATTAAACGGCGGATTAAACCGCCGTTTTTTTGTTGTTTTTGAGTTACAGCCCCTTGTATTATTACAACCGACCGGGGAAAAATAGCTAGTATCTCTAAACTACTATCTGAACGAGGTTGCCATGAAAAGAAAGAGCTTATGCGGTTTAAAAATGTACATGCGCCTTTCGGCAGTTATGCGCGAGTTGTATTCCGAAAAACGGCGCTCCTCCTCCGCAACCGGCAGCAGCGAATGGCTTGCCGATAACTATTATCTGATCTATCGGCGTTCTCGCCGACTGCTCGAATCGTTTGCCCAAATGCCGAACCTCCCTGTTGAAAACGGGGATATCCGCATTCTTGATATCTGCCGCAGCTTTCTGACATTGGATGAAGAACCGAAAATCGAGATTTTCGATACGATCCCGCCTGCGGAATTTTAAAACTCTTTGCTCCGCCGCTCGGTGAAAAAGACCATGCGATCGGGTATACTGCCGATTATCCGGAGGGCGTCAGAGAGAACGGCGGACAATACACGCACGGCGCGTGCTTTTTCGCTTATGCGCTTTTCTCGGCCGGAAGAGCTGATGACGGCTGGCGAATTTTACGCAGTCTCGTGCCTGTGCTCGACCGATTTGTTTTCAACAGCAGTTTCTATTTGGAGCCGTATGCAATTCCCGCCGATATTTCTACGAATCCGCACGCCTACGGGCGCGGCGGCTGGTCACTCTATACCGGTGCGGCGGGTTGGTACTACCGTACAATTTTAGAGAAGATGCTCGGGGTAAACATAACCGGAAACACCGTCACTTTCTCACCCTGCATTCCGACCACGCTCAACGACTGTAAACTCACGCTCACAAACGGCGGCAGAAAGATGTTAATCACCTATCTGAGAAAAGGAGAATCAAAAGTTTTTCAAGACGGACAGGAGAGGATAAGCGTGCAGTTTAAAAATATTGATACGCAAATTGAGGTCTGGTATTAAAGAAGCGGCGGGAAAATTCCCGCCGCTTTTCACGATCATCTTATTACTTTACTGCATATCGTCTTCGGACTGTTCGGTTCTCTCTAGACGCAGCTTATTTTCTTCATTGTTTTGTTTGGCAATTTTACTGATCTTATCAACGATAAAATAGGAATACTTATCGGCATCATGCTCAACCGACTGACGATACACCAGTTTTCCAAGGTCATAATACAGCTTCTGTTTTTCCAGTTCGCCGCAACTGTGTTTGATTTCTTTTCCGACCTTTTTTGAGACATCGTTCAGTTTCCCGCTAAATTCACCCGAAGCGGATTTTGCTTTTTTCACAACCTCGTCGGTTTTTTGCAACGCATTCCGGGTGCAATTACAAAAATCTTTCTTCGCATTGGACGCGCAGCAATTCGCCTTTTTGCATTGTTTCTTGGAATAATCGATCACTTTTCTGACGATATCACCGGTAACACGACTCTCGTCGGCAATCTTCTTCAGTTTACCGACCGTTTTTTCTCCCACTTCAACAGCGGCGTCAAGTACCTTTTTTACCACGATGTCCATTGCGATGCCTCCTTAAATCTTGATAAATTCCTGTAAAAGCGAACTCTTCGGGACAATTTGCTGATTCAGTTTCGGAATTTCTTTTAATGCCCTTCGGATTGATTTTAACATATCTCCGTGAATTTTATACTCCTGCGGTAAAATCGTTTCCGCGCACTCTTTAAATACGGATAACTCATAATCGAAAAAGGTATCGATACATACATCCGCACCGCCGACATAAGGCGTGACATTTTGATCTTCTCCGTGAAGCACGCTGTCCCACATGTTGATGGTCTTTTCCGCGCTTGCTCCGCGGTAATGATAATCCCGAACGGTTCTGCGTAAAAAGCGAACGTCCCGAATGCTCATCAGCTGCTTGGAACCGTCAAAAATCTCCGCCAACGGCTCCACAAAAACGCGCAATACCCTTCCGGATTCCACCGAAGCCGCGACTGCCGGATTCAGCGCATTGATTCCTTCCAACATTATAACACCATCCGCACGCGGTGTCACGCTTTTTACGGAATTTGTCCGTCTTGCCGTGATAAAATCAAAAATCGGGATGTTTGCAGTCTTTCCGACTGATAGATCGTAGATTACTGTGTTCATCATTTCCACATCAATCGAGGCCAGTGATTCGATGTCATAAGTGCCGTCGGGCAAAATCGGGCACTCGTCGCGGTTTTTATAAAAGTCATCCATCGAGAGCTCGGTGCTGCACAGCCCGTGGCTCTCCAATATCGCATCAATGGCAAGCGTTGAACTGGTTTTGCAAGAGGCCGAACCGCCCGCGATCAGAATGACTTTATATCCACCGTCCATAATCAGATCGGCAGCGGCGACAAGGCGATTTTTAATTTTTTCTTCAACCGGTGCGACATCTTTTTCGGTGAGTTTATTTAAGTCGTCAATCTGATATCTCATATAATACGGTTTGCCTCCCTCTCGATGAATTCTCTCTTTTTTGCGCACATCTCGTCAAAATGCTTGATATACTCAAGCGGCAGACGCTGATTAAAAAATCGGACCAGATCGTTTTGCCTGTGCACCGCTTTTGTCACGCTACCGGCACCGCAGCCGTAGATGCTGTGCAGCTCATCCATCATGTATATGTTGTAAAGTCCGAAAGAATCCGACTTGCACCATCCCACGTTTTCACCGCCGCCGCTGATGTCGCGCTGGCGATAGAGATAATACGGAGAATAATCCCCATCTAACAGTATATTCGCACACCTATCAAGTCCGTGCTCGACAGTCTCACTTTGAATGAGTTCATCCGCCCCGCCCTCCTGTGCCAACTTCGAGCCGCGCTTTTTTGCGTAGCTGTGAATGGTGATATTGGCGGGAGAAAGCGCTTGAATTCCTATGACACTCTCGACAAAGCCGTCCTCGGTGTCGCCGGGTAAACCAGCGATCAAATCGACATTAATATCGGTAAAACCCGCTTTGACAGCACTTTCAAAAGCATCGTAAAATTGTTTAACCGTGTGTTTTCTACCGATGCGTTCTAACACCGGATCATGCAGGGTCTGCGGATTGATTGAGATGCGGGCGTTGCAAACACCATGCAGCGCTTTGAGCTTTTCGGAGGTGATGGCGTCGGGGCGGCCGAGTTCCACGGTCAACTCACGGTGTTCGGGTGCGTTTTTCGCGAGGACTCGGGTAAGTTCCGAAAGCTGTTTCGACGATAAAATTGCGGGAGTTCCGCCGCCGATGTAGACTGTGACTATTTTTTGCCCTGTCTTTTGCATATATGCGCAGGTCTCGGCAATCTCGGTATGCAGCAGCTTCAGGTATTGACCGATTTGGTTTTGGTCGTACCGATCGTTGTCTTGTGAGACAAACGAGCAATAGGTGCAACGGCTGGGGCAATACGGAATCGAAATATACAAACTGCACTCGTCAGTTGTGGAAACAACACCGGATTTGATGCGGTTTTCGGCGACCAAAGCGCAAAGATGTGTCTTTTTTTCACTAACGTAATAATCGTCAATAAAAACGCGTTCGGCTTGTTCTTGCGAGCTTTCGGCGGTCAGACCCATGAACAGTTTTGCAGGGCGGACACCGGTTAAAATGCCCCAAGTTGGTTTTCGATTGCAAAAACGCATCCCCACCCGATAATACGCTCTTCCGAGCGCAAGATCGAGATCGGGTGCGCAGAGGTATTCGGATTGTCTGACGGGTTCGCTGTCGGTTTCAGTGTGGGTTTCATCGGTGAGGACAACTGTAATGGTTTCACCTAATTTTTGAACGGTTACATTAATATCAGCGTCGCCCTCGAAAATGACCATTTCCCCGATGAAAAATGCTTTCGTCAGGTTGATCGACTCGTACAGAAGCGTTTCGGGTGCAATTACTTTTACCATGGCAGATACGGGTTGTTTTTCCGTTCTTCGCCGACTGTGGTTGAGGGGCCGTGACCAGGCAGCAAAGCTACGTCATCGGGCAACAACGTCAGCCGGGAAATTGACTGCATCAATTCATCCAAATTGCCGCCGCGCAGATCGGTTCTGCCCACGCCGTCCCGAAAGATCGTGTCTCCGCAAAAAAGCGTTTTCCCGAGTTGATAGCAACAGCTTCCCGGAGAATGTCCGGGCGTGTGCAGCACTTTGATTTGATCATCGCCAAACGGCAGAAAATCTCCGTCACAGACAACTGTATCGGGCTCGTGCTGCTCGGGTTTAATAAAAAATCCAAACGGATAGTCCCTGCCGGTTTGGGTTCGCAGCACTTCTTCATCGCCGACATTGATCACGAGTTTTGCATCTGGAAATTCGGATTTGAGATCGGAAATGCCGCCGATATGGTCGAAATGAGCGTGCGTCAGCAGGATATACTCTAAGCCGCATTTAAACATTGCGACCGTCTCCCGCAAATTACGGGAAGCAATCGCGGGATCGATGACGGCGGTATGCGTGCCGTTGTTGAAAACATAGGCATTGGTTCCAAAAGCGCCGAGTTCGAGCGTGATGATTTTCGTTATCATTTTTTAAAGGAGATATATTCCCCGAGAAGGTCAATGCAGTTTTGCACGTCGTTGAGATCAACCATCGAGATCGGGCCGTGGCCGTAGCGGGTCGGGATCGAGATGCCGCCGGTCTTTTTGCCCTCGCCGACCTGATTGATCGCGCCCGCATCGGTGCCTCCTCCGGCAAGCACTTCGAGCTGAACCTTGATATTTTTTTCGGCTGCGATATCTTTCATCTTTTTGACGATCCCCTGATCGCAGATGACCGACATGTCCATCACTTTGATGGCGGCACCGCCGCCGAGCACCGGATTGCCTTTTCCGGCGGATTCGGGCGTGTCGAAGCAGCCGCCGATGTCGACCGCGATGCCTTCGTCGGGATCAATCAGCTGCGCCGCTGTTCTCGCGCCTCGCAAGCCGACTTCTTCCTGACTGCTGAAAACATAGTAAATATCGTCTACAGGGTTTTGATATTTCTTCATGCACTCGAGCAAGATATAGCAGCCGATGCGGTTGTCGAGCGCTTTGGTGCAGACGCGGTTGTTTGCCATCTCGGTGTACGGTGCGTCGTAGCAGGCGAAATCACCGACCGAGAGCAGTTTTTCGGCATCTTCTTTATCTTTTGCGCCGATATCGGCATAGAGCTTGGTGAAGTTGCCTTTGACATCGTCATAAGCACAGTCGGCAGAGACCGCACCGATTACACCGTTTGCAAACCGGATGCGCTGGCCGATTGTGAGCGGAATCGGAATGCCCCCGACAGCGCGAATGCGAACCATGCCGCCCGAGGTGAACGACATGACACAAAAGCCGATTTCGTCCATATGGGCGCTCGGCATGATCTTTTTCGGGGTCTTGGAGCTGCCCTTTTTAACCGCAATCACGCTGCCGAGTCCGCCTTCGATGAATTCATCAACATAGGGCGCGGCGGTCTTTTTGATAAATTCGGCAACTCCGGTCTCGACGCCGCTGACGCCGAATCGCTGGGTGAGTTCCTTTAGAAGCATTACTTATATCCTCCGTAAGTTTTATAAAATTCCGTTCAAGTCGCTGTTATAAAGCGCTTTCATCAGATCGATCATGTATCCGACGTCGTCCGCACCGACATATTCGCGCACCGCGTGCATCGACAGACATGCATTGCCGATATCAACCGTGACCACGCCGTATTCCGCTGCGATGCCCGGGCCAATCGTGCCGCCGCCGCGTTCATCGCTGCGGTTGACTTGAATCTGATAAGGAATTTTGTTACGCTCGCAAAGCATTTTAAAAGCAGCAGAACCCGCCGAAGATGTCGCATAACTTTGGCGCTCGGTAAGTTTGAGCACCGGGCCGTTGTTCAGCACCACGGGATAAGCCGGGTCGTATTTGCCCGCATAAGCCGGGTGGGTGGCGTGCGCCATATCGGAGGAAAAGACAAGCGAATGCGCGAGTGCGCGGTATTTGTTTTCCTGGCTGACTGCGAACTTTTCACAGATGCGGTCGATAATCATCTGCATGGTGTTGCTTCTTGCGCCTCTTGTTGAACCTGAACCGATCTCTTCATGGTCATAAGCGAATGCTAAGCAGGTATTGTCACTGTCGATTGCCTCGCAGAAAGCCGTGAACGCGGTGAACGCCATCTCGGCGTCGTCGGTGCGGCAAGCGGAGATGAAATCGCCGTCAATGCCGGTAAAGCAGCCGGGGGTGCAGTCATAGGGTGCGAGCTCGAAGCTGAGGATGTCCTCTTCTTTGACGCCCGCCTGCTCCGCCAGATAACCCATAAACCGCTTTTTCTCGCCCGCTTTGCATAAAAACGGGCAGGTCTCAGTTTGGAGATTGAACTTAGCGCCGTCGTTGACCTCGCGCACAACATGGATTGCCGCGCTCGGGATGACGAGAATCGGCTTGTCAATGTTGACATTGACACAGCGGACGTTTTCGCCGTCTTTGACGCAGACACGCCCGGCAAGGCCTAACGGTCTGTCCATCCAGCCGTGGACGATCAAGCCGCCGTAGCCCTCGACCGAAAGCCGTTCATAACCGCCGTCGAGCGTCGAACCGCCCGGTTTAACCCGAAAGCCGGGTGAATCGTGGTGGGCGGCGACGATGCGCATACCGGTCTCCTCAATCGGTTTTGTGCCGATTTTAAAAGCCGCGATCTGGGTGCCGTCCTTGATGATATAATACGCTTTTGAGCGCTCTAAATTCCATGAATTGCCGTCTTTAATCTCGGTTGCGCCGGCTTTGTCGAGCATGTCTTTGAGCAGATCGACCGATTGGAACGGCGTCGGGGCGTTGTTTAAGTAATCGAGCAGTTTTTTTGCGTATTTTT
Proteins encoded:
- a CDS encoding M18 family aminopeptidase; amino-acid sequence: MDKKKYAKKLLDYLNNAPTPFQSVDLLKDMLDKAGATEIKDGNSWNLERSKAYYIIKDGTQIAAFKIGTKPIEETGMRIVAAHHDSPGFRVKPGGSTLDGGYERLSVEGYGGLIVHGWMDRPLGLAGRVCVKDGENVRCVNVNIDKPILVIPSAAIHVVREVNDGAKFNLQTETCPFLCKAGEKKRFMGYLAEQAGVKEEDILSFELAPYDCTPGCFTGIDGDFISACRTDDAEMAFTAFTAFCEAIDSDNTCLAFAYDHEEIGSGSTRGARSNTMQMIIDRICEKFAVSQENKYRALAHSLVFSSDMAHATHPAYAGKYDPAYPVVLNNGPVLKLTERQSYATSSAGSAAFKMLCERNKIPYQIQVNRSDERGGGTIGPGIAAEYGVVTVDIGNACLSMHAVREYVGADDVGYMIDLMKALYNSDLNGIL
- a CDS encoding MBL fold metallo-hydrolase is translated as MITKIITLELGAFGTNAYVFNNGTHTAVIDPAIASRNLRETVAMFKCGLEYILLTHAHFDHIGGISDLKSEFPDAKLVINVGDEEVLRTQTGRDYPFGFFIKPEQHEPDTVVCDGDFLPFGDDQIKVLHTPGHSPGSCCYQLGKTLFCGDTIFRDGVGRTDLRGGNLDELMQSISRLTLLPDDVALLPGHGPSTTVGEERKNNPYLPW
- the gltA gene encoding NADPH-dependent glutamate synthase — translated: MPNMIPQKTPALEQLPEQRIRNFEEVALGYNEKEAIEEANRCLECKNPKCVSGCPVNVKIPEFIKQIKGGDFFSAYDTIYSTNSLPAVCGRVCPQESQCEGLCVRGIKGEPVAIGRLERFAADYAAKHKHSAPIEKAERKDKKVAIVGSGPAGLACAAELTKRGYDVTVFEAFHKFGGVLAYGIPEFRLPKSIVEDETDKLRELGVKFQSNAVIGKSLTVDDLFEEGYKAVFLGTGAGLPKFLGISGENLIGVFSANEYLTRINLMKAFSDDYDTPVLKFNRIAVVGGGNVAMDAARCARRMGSEVYLVYRRTENEMPARAEERHHAKEEGIIFQTLTAPVEVVGDKDGKVTGLKCRKMALGEPDASGRAKPVEVRDSDFILETDAVIAAIGTSPNPIIAKSTQDIKFDRHGCAVVSENSLMTTRSGVFAGGDLVSGAATVILAMGAGKQAAAEIDDYLK
- a CDS encoding M20/M25/M40 family metallo-hydrolase, translated to MLLKELTQRFGVSGVETGVAEFIKKTAAPYVDEFIEGGLGSVIAVKKGSSKTPKKIMPSAHMDEIGFCVMSFTSGGMVRIRAVGGIPIPLTIGQRIRFANGVIGAVSADCAYDDVKGNFTKLYADIGAKDKEDAEKLLSVGDFACYDAPYTEMANNRVCTKALDNRIGCYILLECMKKYQNPVDDIYYVFSSQEEVGLRGARTAAQLIDPDEGIAVDIGGCFDTPESAGKGNPVLGGGAAIKVMDMSVICDQGIVKKMKDIAAEKNIKVQLEVLAGGGTDAGAINQVGEGKKTGGISIPTRYGHGPISMVDLNDVQNCIDLLGEYISFKK
- the hemZ gene encoding coproporphyrinogen dehydrogenase HemZ, producing MVKVIAPETLLYESINLTKAFFIGEMVIFEGDADINVTVQKLGETITVVLTDETHTETDSEPVRQSEYLCAPDLDLALGRAYYRVGMRFCNRKPTWGILTGVRPAKLFMGLTAESSQEQAERVFIDDYYVSEKKTHLCALVAENRIKSGVVSTTDECSLYISIPYCPSRCTYCSFVSQDNDRYDQNQIGQYLKLLHTEIAETCAYMQKTGQKIVTVYIGGGTPAILSSKQLSELTRVLAKNAPEHRELTVELGRPDAITSEKLKALHGVCNARISINPQTLHDPVLERIGRKHTVKQFYDAFESAVKAGFTDINVDLIAGLPGDTEDGFVESVIGIQALSPANITIHSYAKKRGSKLAQEGGADELIQSETVEHGLDRCANILLDGDYSPYYLYRQRDISGGGENVGWCKSDSFGLYNIYMMDELHSIYGCGAGSVTKAVHRQNDLVRFFNQRLPLEYIKHFDEMCAKKREFIEREANRII